A single window of Salvelinus namaycush isolate Seneca chromosome 11, SaNama_1.0, whole genome shotgun sequence DNA harbors:
- the LOC120055670 gene encoding eukaryotic translation initiation factor 3 subunit F-like, translating into MSVYGPVVKIHPVVLASIGDSYERRNEGASRVIGTLLGTIDKHSVEVTNCFSVPHNESEDEVAVDMEFAKNMYDLHKRVSPSEVIVGWYATGFEITEHSVLIHEYYSREATNPIHLTMDTALQSGKMNIRAYVSAQMGVPGKTVGVMFTPLSVKYKYYDTERIGVDLLQRTRDAPNTTNGLTSDLCQVGGAAGRVQDMLATVLTYIEDVLSGKQTADNSVGRYLMDLVNKVPKITAEDFETMLNSNINDLLMVTYLSNLTQAQIALNEKIVVL; encoded by the exons ATGTCGGTGTATGGCCCCGTGGTGAAAATTCACCCTGTCGTTCTCGCCTCCATCGGCGATTCTTACGAACGGAGAAATGAGGGAGCGAGTCGTGTGATCGGAACCTTGCTTG GTACCATTGACAAGCACTCTGTTGAGGTCACCAACTGTTTCTCCGTCCCCCACAATGAGTCTGAAGACGAG GTTGCTGTGGACATGGAGTTCGCCAAGAACATGTATGATCTTCATAAGAGGGTGTCACCCAGCGAGGTCATTGTTGGATG GTATGCTACAGGCTTTGAGATTACCGAGCACTCTGTGTTGATCCATGAGTACTACAGCCGAGAGGCCACAAACCCCATCCACCTGACCATGGACACCGCCCTGCAGAGTGGCAAGATGAACATCCGCGCCTACGTCAG TGCCCAGATGGGTGTGCCGGGAAAGACAGTTGGTGTGATGTTCACTCCCCTGAGTGTGAAATACAAGTATTACGACACAGAGAGGATAGGAG TTGACCTTCTCCAGAGGACGCGAGATGCTCCTAACACCACCAATgggctgacctctgacctctgccaGGTGGGCGGGGCAGCGGGCCGCGTTCAGGATATGCTGGCCACGGTACTGACCTACATTGAGGATGTGTTG TCTGGTAAGCAGACGGCAGATAACAGTGTTGGACGTTACCTGATGGATCTGGTCAACAAGGTTCCTAAGATCACAGCAGAGGACTTTGAGACCATGCTCAACTCTAACATCAAC GACCTGTTGATGGTGACCTATCTATCTAATCTGACTCAAGCACAGATCGCCCTGAATGAGAAGATTGTGGTACTCTGA